In the Phyllopteryx taeniolatus isolate TA_2022b chromosome 1, UOR_Ptae_1.2, whole genome shotgun sequence genome, TCATGTCCGGCCGCAGCTGGGGCCCGGCGAGGGCCAGCCGCTCACGCTCTAACGGGTTCAAGCCCGGGTGGAAGGAGGCGAAGGGGTGAGGGCCGGCCATGTGGGGCAACGTGATGGCCCCGTGCCGGGCAAAGTGCTCCATGGGGTTCGTGGAAGGGTGGAGTGTGTCCATTTCGGGAGGTTTGACCTCAAAACCGGGCTTCATCCTTTCCCGCAGCTCCCTCTCGCGTATCTCCCTCTCGCGCATCTCCCGCTCTCGCAGCTCCCGCTCCCGCATGGCCGGGTCGGCGTTGTACAGGCTGGGCATGTGGTAGGCCAGCAGCGGGTCTGCGGGGTTGAGGGACACAAAGAAGGGGTGGTTTCGATTGGTGGGGGACATGACGTGAGGTCGGGCGTATTCGCTGAGGGTGCGCAGGGCAGGGGTGTCGGGGCCGATGTACGGAGGCACGGCTGCAATAGTGGTGGGCGGGCCGTCAAAGGGGGGACGCATGTGGGCGGGGCCGGCCATCTGCGGTTCGCCCATTCTGCTCTCGTGGGCCGACGACGAGGCTTTCTGTGAGGCGAGAGGACACGTGATTAGAACGTGCTCACGAGATATTATCATCACTAACGTTCAAAACAAGACAACAACTGACCGCCGCTCGCTCGGCCTCCTTTTCCCGTTCCCGCTCTCGCTCTCGTTCCTTTTCCCGTTCCCTCTCTCTTTCCTTCTCGTCCCGAATTTTCTGCTCTGCTTCTCTCTTGGCCTTCTCCACAGCTTCCTCTCGTTTCTTGGCCAGTTTGGACGAGGCCAAAGGAGTGAAGTAGAAATCGGTCCGAGCGCACGAGTTGTAACCGCGGTCCAGATGCTTGTAGAACCTGTGTTTAAAGATAAGaggaaagaaaacaattcaaatcaaGCTAGTTCATTTAAAAGTTGCCGCACTGACAATATTTTCAAGCAGGCTCAATTGTCGTTTGATTTACGCATTTACGgttgggggtttaaaaaaaaaaaaaaaaaaaacgacaaaaaaaaaatcccgaacgatttgttattttgttgaaatGTATAAAATGCTCGTTAGTTCGCAAACTAACCAAATACGAATAGAAATAACCTAGAATTTAAGATAAGAATATTACTTTTTAGGAAGTCACAATGATGAGTGTCTATACTCGTTGCACTTGCAAAGCAGTTTGAGAAGCAATGAGGCGATCAAACGATACGGACCAACATTAGTTGTGGCATGATCATTCCCAGTCTGATCGAGGTTGAACATTTCAAAAGTAAATCCCGATGACTAACCACGGCCGCACGCGTTCAAAGTCATCACCGCAGTAATGTGAGGAAGAGTGCGACAAGACGCACGAAATGCAACGATACCGAGTAAAAGTCTGCGCTGGAGAGCATACCGTGCGGACTGGCTGGCATGGCTTGGCGTGTTGACGACAGTGGGCTCGGGGGAGGGACTCCTCTGCGGGGGCGGGGGGCTCTCCGGCTCCTCCGTCTCGTCCAGCGGCTCCTCTTTGATGTGCACGGGCGGGAGACCCGTGCCCAGGCCACCGCAAGCGACGGACGCGGGGAGCGGCATGGAGATGGAGGAGGGCGGGACGGAGGAAGACACGGGTTGTAAGCCCGGCATAGAGTTTGACGAGGACACGGAGGGGCCAGTTGGAGGTAGAACTGCACTGAAAGGGTGAGCGGAGAAGGGGAGCTGTGGTGGCCCGTTGGGGTGCGATGCCCCAGCAGAGGATGGTAGTGGAGGAGCTGAAGGAGGCTGGTGGCTGGATGATGGAGGGAGACTTTGGGACTGGGTGAGAATTGGAGGCTGCGCTGGGGGAGGCTGAAGCTGCTGCCCCTGAGGCATGAGCTGAAGGGGAGGTGGGTGTGCCGACGGGGGGTGGTGGGTGGAGAGAGAGCTGAGGGGCTTGAGGGCAGGAGGTGGAGGCAGGTTGGAAGGCATCTGCGGGAACGGAGGTGCGGACACATGCGGCGGGTGTTTGTGGGACTGTGGCGTGGGTACCTGCGAGATAGGTGTGGTCGGCGGGGGCTTGATGTGAGGCATTGACATCGGTGCCGGTGGGAGTGGCTGTTCCCGGGGAGGCTGTCCTCCACTGTGAGAAGATGACTGTGAGGGCGGGGTGTGCGGCCTTGCTTGTGACTGGCCAGATATCGGTGGGACCTGAGACTGACTGACGGGGAAGCCCTGGACAGGCATTGAAAGCGGGTGAGGCATGTGAGGGGGGCCAGGCTGCAGCGGGTGCGGCATGGGAGGCGAGGGGCCGTGATGCGAGCTGGGTAATGACGCAGGGGGTACCGGGGGACCAGGCGGCGGAGCTTGAGTCAGGGGTGAATGTGGAGAGGGAAGCCTTTGAGGATGGAGGGAGGCTCCTGACTGGATGAGAGCCATGGGGCTTGCTTGAGGAAGAGGCTGAGGCGTCAGAGAGGCGGACGCCGCTGTGGGGGAGACCTGCGGAGGCAGCGAAGGGCCCGAGCCTGTgggaggcggcggcggtgggGCAGAAGGAGCAGCTgatgaggtgcttggctgacaCTGGATGACCGGAGGGTGCTGGCTCTGCAGCAGCTGCTGTTGCTGGGCAGAAGAGTCCGAGTCACTCTCGTTGTCGCGGGGACTGGGGATGCTGGGAGAAGAGCTGCGGTTGTCCTGGTCAATGTCCTTCGGATCACTGCTAAGCTCCTCGTTGATACTGCGGCCATCGGAGCTCTCGCCCTCGCCCTCGCCCTCCCCTTCTCCCTCACACTCGGAGGGTGAGTCTGGTCGACTTAGCTCCTGAGGAACACGGAGAGAATTGTGAGCCTCCTAACTTCACGTGCCTACATCCACATACAGATGAGAAAAACAACAAGGGCACAACTCACTTGTGTTTTGGACTTTTTGGCGCCAGCCCTGTCGGGTTCCTCTGTGTCTGAAGTTCCTTTCTCTCGCTGCCGTTTGGCACTCTTCATGGGTGAAGGAGCCTCCTCTTTAATCTTCTGTTGGAGCCGCAGatagaaaaacatttgcaatatttaGGGAACAAGTTTTAAAAAGAAGATTCAAGTGTTAAGATCAAATTCAAAGTTGTCCACACTGCATTTACCTTGCTGGGCTTTTTCATGGTGTCCGTCTTGCTGTCGGTGCTGTCAGTACTCGCAGCACTGGGCGAAGTACGTCCGCTGGAGCGCAGGTCCTCGTTGATAGGCGAGGCTCGGCCATCGGGACTGGCTGTTTGCTTCTTACGACCGCTACGTAGCGTTGACATCTATTGGCAACAAGGAGACAATAATAATCAGGATCGAGGCCGCCGATATGCAGGGCTAAAATGAACAACACTTTCAAAGACAGCGTGAAACGTTGGCCGAAGATGACTCAGAGGTGATGGCTCATGAGTGTAAAAAGACAGTGAAATCGGAAAAGATTTGCGCACCGAGCCTCGGTTCCGTCTGGTCCTCATGCTATGCTTCCCGCTGAGtccatcctcttcctctttgacggGTTTGAACATAAATGGCGGCGGGTCCACGGGCTTTTCAATGGGAGGCAGTTCACCGTACTTTTTAAAGTGAATGCGGCAGTCTGTGCACAGCAAGATGTTCTCTCTGCCCCCGTGGTGCCAGTCCTTGGAGGCTGAAGGAGCGCAAAACAACAGCAGCGTGAAGCACAAACAAGACACAGATATGCATCTTAGCACTACAGCTGTGAGAAATTTTCAGGAATGACAATACTAATGAGGTTTGTGAAGCTCAAGTTAGTGGCCACCCTCGTCGTGGCGGTGTTAATCTGAGCGCGATCAAATGGGAGCCAGCTGTGAGTCGAGAGGCGATGGATAATGAGGTGGCAAGCGAACGAGCTCTGGCCTCATGTCTGATGTGATTGAATTAATAGCAACATTATGTGATGCCCATCTGTCTTACAGCACAGTGTTAAGCAGCCCGATGCTGACACGGGCCCGGTGAGGGTCTATAAATGAATTGCATGCAGCGGCTTACTGGTAGTGAAGCAGTGGCGGCAAGCGTAGCCCTTCAGTTCCTGTTCACTGTCCTCGCTGTCAAAGTCATCCTCACTGGCTGAACTGAGGTCCACTAGAAGACATGAGAGGACAACACACGTCATTTACCTAGGTCCTGTTGCCATACACATACGTGCGGAATATCAAATACGTACAAAATTCGCTAGAGGGTGGACGGGAAGGAGTGTTGACAGGAGTCGAAGCCGTTCGTGTCTTGATGCGCCGAAAGACGGGCTGGCGGCGATGTCTGCGATGGGCTCGACAGCTGGCTGCCTCTGGTGTCTTCTTCCAATAGTAGTAGAAGGTAATCAGCTCGCCCTGAAATACAATACAAGTGCTGTCAAGACGGTGCACAAGTCCCAAAAACTAGAACCCGGGATGCACAATTTGCCAAAGTGAGAGGCCACAGAGCAGTTTAGTCCATGCCAGGATTTGTAGCTGGCTGGGCATGTGGCCTTCTGTCTGTCCTAGGATTAGGCGAGAAGGCTGACTGAATGCGAGGATATTAGGATCAGTGCACTAGTGGCTGTCTGGGTGGCAGCAGCTTGAATGGGAACAAAAGAACATGTCAGGCGGCGCTTTGGCGCTACAAATGGGGAGTGAAATGGCTCCTCGCCCCTTCACTGGAAGAGTCAATTGAACTTGAATCAAACATTCAGCAAGGCGATCTTGCGAGCTAGCGGGGCGAATAAATCTAGCCGGCAGAAAGGCCTGTCAGGAAATCAATAACCAAATGAAACATTAACACTCACAATCATGGAAATAATAGCGCTCTGCCTGTACATATTAGCTGCAGCTCTCGGGACCCACTCGTAAAACACAAGCATGAACAGGAAACTTCCTGTTCGTCTGTACAGCCTTTTCGCTTGTTAGCAGCCACTCacccctcctcctgcctccATTACAAATTCATGAAGGTTTGGTGTGCTCGTAGGGTGAATCGTAAGTCATCCGTAATCTTTCAAGCCCAAAGGGCATCCATTCACCATCTAAGGTCTGTTATACTGTTGTTCGACAAAGCTCCGAGGGTTCAGCGCCGATTGATTGTTTCTCTTTCTCTTGCTTCATTTACGAAAACTTGACATGAAGAATTAGCGAGCGCCTTGCATACTTAAGTGCATCAACAGCTTGTCAGTGTCAGCATAGCCTATTTTATCTGTTGAAACAAGGCAGTCCGAAAAGGtccactaaaacaaaaacaaagaaaaaaaaaagctgaacaaGTTTCAAGCAGAAATGTAATACTACTGGGAGCGAGTTGATATCTTGTTTACTTCGATAACGCACAGGAGAAAGCAGTGCTCCGTGGTTGCTCTTTAAATGCCGTTGGAAGTTATGAGCATTAAACACGAGAGAGTGAGTCCATTCTCTCTCAATGGCTGCTTTGCTTGGCAGAAAATTATTAGCTCAGTGGATTTAGGCCAGTTTAATAAGATATCCCCTCATGAAGGTTGAATTTATACCTAGCAAATGCCTGGAGGACTTTCTCTTGTTTGGCAAAGCAGTGCTGCAAACACTTATAGGTGTGAGAGGAGGTGCTGCGCTGCTTCGAAGTAAAGTAGTGGCTCGAAAGCTCTCTCAGGTCAAACCTACTTTTTTCAGACTGCTAAACCTTTGCAGATGAGCACATCTGGAGTAGTTGAATGGATTTCATGAGCTGGAGCTCAGCAGAGATGAGACTGCTTGACTCTttagatatgaaaaaaaaaaaaaggcataaaagaagaaaatatatatattttattcgtgacacatttgcagattttaaaacaaccaaaatgtAGTTGGTTATCCCTTCTCTTACTCGTCGGTCTATGTTGCTGACGTAGCAAACAAGTACAAACAAGTCAGCAGTGATTTCCTCTGCTCCTTTTACATCAGGATGGCAAACTGGATTGGGCAGGGGGGGCTCAGGTGCTAAGTGAGGGAAGGCAGGCGTCCTGATGTGACATCTAATTGAAATGTGGAGATCAAAAGTGTCAAGCAGTGGCGTGCGCACGCGTCACACTGACAGTTCTCTGCAGTGCCTCTCTGCCTAATTGCTGCAGGCCGACGTCGACGTGGCTTCAACAACAGCTTGGCAAACAAAGGGCAAGGTCACCCTGCCTCTCCGTCATTCAATTCGCGTCAGGTACCATCGCGCCAGGCAAAGGCTAATACATTTAACTTCTGCCTTTGAATGGGAATTAACAGCTGCGCCGATTGACTGGTGCAGCCAGTTGCTAATGGTAAAGCAATTAGTGGTTCATCAATTTACAGTTATTTGATGAAATGAAAAGCTACTGTTTACTAAATGGATTTATGCTCAAATAGTGTCAAATACACATTTCCCAAGCAATTCTGCAGTCACAGgtgaacaaaaacattacattggTGTACTGGTATGGATAAACGAAAAGAAGGAGCAGCCTTGGCTTGCTGGGTCATAATTCCCCATGCCTGTCCACAAATCAGAGCAGCGCGGTACACTGTGTGCCGCCACTCCACAGAACATGAAATAGCGACAACATAAGCTCGGCATTATGAGGCCTTTTCGAGAGCTTCCATCGGCAGGAGCTTTCTGGTCGCTGGATTATCCTACATGGGGAGGGTTTACCCTCCTAACACGACACTCAGAGCTTCCATTCCATTTATTGCCACTTAAAATGGTTGCCGACAAACAAACAGATGTGTGACATGGTCAAGAATGCCAATGTTTCCACTCCATAGCGACAGGGCTGATAAACGGAGCAAGGGCTCGGATTGCAAATGGAATTGTGATCGGAATGATTCGCACAAATAGTATCAAATGAAGCATTTGCATCAAGCGGCGAATCACACTGTGTTAAATCACTGATGATGTTCCTGTTTTTAAGGATTAGACCTGCTGAGGTTCCATTCATCTACAGGCTAATTGCTGTTTGGGAGGCCAAGTGGGAAGGCTCAAAGGTCCTGAGCGCAAAGGCGCAACTGAGGGCGAGGGCTAAACTCGTTCATTTACACCCTCATTCCCTCTTCGGGTAAGGCCTGAACAGATGGTTTCTGTTTTTCCTGGCAGATTTGTGACAGAGCCACAAAAGGCCCCTGCTTTGACAGGAAGCCAAACGGTTAAGGCCGTTACTGGCAAGAGCACGGGAAGAAAGACTGAACAGAGGAGAgcaggaaagggggggggggggggggggggggggggggtggcaggAGAGCCGAGAAGGAGCAGTAAAAAGCCAGCAGTGGATAAGAATGGACAATCAAGTGCACAATCCGACCACAACCCCTTCCAAAACAGCTCTtggacaataaaatacaaatatttgcaatAATTGTTGGGAGCTGAGAGCTCAGAAAACAGGCTTTAAAGACTATTGGGTTGTGGTAACTGATGGCGAGTTGTATAAACATCATTAGTGCAGCCTGAACTGGCGCTCTTCCTGCTTACTGACTCGCATCAAGCGGTAAAGTTCAGTTTGTTTCACCAAGGTGACAGTCAGAGTAATATTCCCGGATGTGGTTTGTTTTCAATCACGTTGTGTGCAGACAGGATGCCAATAGTAATAGTTGTACCAGCAAGGTCAATTTTTGTGATGTCATACCAGCGCAACACAGTGtcttgaagttaaaaaaaaaaaagctaaaaaagaTTTGGAGCCAATTTACCTTTAGCCCAGAAATTACATTTCTCTGACAACACACCAATAACCTACAGTGACTCACTGCCTTTTTACGGTccacttttcacttttttctGTGGAATCCATCATCAGCAAAtctgctgaaaaactcacctactcACTGGGCTCTGCGGATTTATTTTCTATAAAGCTTTACGATGCCAAAACACTGCTAATAGGAAAGTGGAAAGAAAATTGGGGGAGGGAgcataaattactttatttttttgctaaattGGATGTATAGCTCCACTTTACTGCTGCAGTTGGTACTGTAACAGAAGGTCGCCAAAATATGGTACGACACAATTTTGTGCCTTTTTACAACTCCTGAGAaaagaggtgaaaaaaaattgtataccAGAAACTAGTGATGTCACAATACTAAAACTTTGACTTCGTTACTATACCTGCATAAAGCACCTCGATACCAGTACTGAAAcgacacaatgacaaaaatttaaaacagtaaaaaaaagtagtagcaTAATAGCTGACAAACAACTTCCAATTCTTTTTAGTAATGAGAATActtttgataaaataaaaaaatacattttgaacatttaaaaaaataaaaaataaaaattgaaaatccatccatccctccattctctgtttcacttatcctcactagagtcacgggtgttctggagcctatcccagctgacttagagccaattgcagggcacatatcgacaaataagcattcacacctatggacaatttggaatcttcaattaacctacaatgcaagTTTCtagaatgtggaaggaaagcggagtacccggagaaagtccacacaggcatggggagaacatgcaaactccacacagtaaggCCGGACCCCGGATGTGTGCtcacgacctctgaactgtgaggcagatgtgctaactagtcggccaccgtgtctCCTGCACCACCCATCTACAAAGGGAACGAGATTTCTCATCTCAATATAATTCACACATGAAGGGAAGTGTTTGAAAGGTGTCACTTGCTAACCTGTAGCTCTTTGAATTCGGAAGTGAGGTCTTTCGCTCGTAGCAAGTCGCTTTCAAACACGCCTGGCGGAGGTGACTTTCCCGTGTCCGTCCGGCTCACCCTGCGTGTCGGCCTTGTGGGCAAAATTCTTAGATAACTCTGCTGAGCGTCTTGTTTTCCCCGGGAGGATGTCTGCGAGAGCGTGAGAGTTTGGAGCCACTTCTGTCTGACGTCTATGTCTTTGTCTGACGTCGACACGCTGGGCGCCCCCTTTTGACACAGAGTTGGAGCGCGGTCgctgcatttccccccccccccccccccccccaaataccGGTAATTAAAATTACAGTACTGAATACATTTTGCTGGCTAAAAATCACGGTACTCTGTACCGTTTTGACCATACCACAGACAACTGGTTGAAACGATATAGTTGTATGTGGTTTCAGGCCTACAGGCCCTACAGATATTTAGGAACTACAGTCATAACTACTCAGCCTGGCTCACTACGCCTGCCCTGTCCTCTCCTGTCTTCTCATATCTTATATTAGTTGTTGTATCccttcctcacagggtgtagggCTGGGGCTATCAAATAGTTTTAGAATAGATTATTGTATCCATCAGTAATGCGccacccacccccaaaaaatgtattttgcgtaataccaatacaaaatatgcaagtgaggtgtaggtattattattatcattattattattattaagattcACCATTCCGGATGACCACATAGCTGAACaggagatgtaaaaaaaaaaacaacctaacttcaggttaaaaataaattcttaTGAACGACTCGGGTACAAATTAATCCCCAACGAATCGTCAGttattcttatatatatatatatatatatatatatattttttaatgggatGGCAGAATCTATCGGAATATTCTACATTTCTGTTTTGATTCCAGTGCCATTTTGAGCACAATAATGCTGCTGGGAGAAGTTTCCATCATGTGGATTTGGTTCAAATTCCCATAGTTGATGTCAGGAATGAAAAGCACCTGCATCGTAATAATCTAGCTAATGAGTCCATAGACAGCCTTATAGCAGTGACGCCTCGTAGTTCCTTTGCAAAAGGCATCAGCTGAATAGTAAAAAGAACTTGGGTACCGGAGCAGTATGCATGTGAAAGGCAGTTAAATAGACAACCCTTCCCTGCTGCGCAGAGCCTTTCAGCAGGAGAATGACTGAATAAGCTCTGCTTTCATAGGTCAGGGATGCACATGCTGAAGAATCAGCACTCCTGTTTTTCCTGCTGTAAGCGCTTTTACCAATGAAAGCAGATTGGATGACAacagagcctttttttttttctctgctggAGGCTCAAGCCTGCGTGTTCTGCTGATAAGCCTGTTCCCAAAAAACACGAAATGAAGCCTAGCAAAGAGCTCAATTACACAGCGAACTATAGCTCTCCCAGCTCCATCTTTCAAACAGTAAAAAAGGCTTTTGCCTCGCCTCTGCTCTTGCCTCTCGTCAGTTAATAGAACATCAATATGGACGGGCTGAGCTACCAGCCCACAGCGATTTCACTGCCCGGATGAGTTAGATCATTTGCACAACACGGAAGCTGCTCTGTGGCACTTCTGACAGCTGCCGCTAACTGGCCCAGGCGTTTGTCGTTTGTAGCTGCTTTAATTAGGGTTTCAACCAAAGTACTTATAAATCAAACTCATGAAGGCTGCCGATCTAAGGACCTGgcaattcatttaatttgacatttgaacagATTGGAAGAgggcaaacatctgctttgagGTTGAGTTGAGAacagtttttttcttattgGACATTTTGTTAATGACACAAACTGGAGTGCTCGTGTGCTCCCTTTTCTTCGAGGTAACAGTGATGTCACACTTTCTGGCCTATCTGAGCACCAACAAGGTGacgttgaaaataaataaataaataaaaaggaggcggcacgttggctgactggttagagcgtcagcatcacagttctgaggaccaggtttcaatccccggccccgcctgtgtggagtttgcatgttctccctgtgcctgcgtggcttttctccgggcacaccggtttcctgccacatcccaaaaacatgcatgaattggggactcttAAATTGCCCAGGTGttaatgcgaatggttgtttgtttgtatgtgccctgcgattggctggcaaccagttcagggttgcccgatgatagctgagataggctccagcacgcccgcgaccctagtgaggagaagcggctcagaaaatggatagatggataaaaaGGAGGTCACTTGTGCTCTAAAATGGCCATATTACATAGGTATCAGTCAGTCTGTAACTCAGAAAAGCTCACTGAGGTCAGTATCAAAGGGTTAGGTTATCAACTCCAACTATCTAAGGACGCTTTTAAACCAGCAATAAACCATGTGTGTTCGACAATCGTGCACCGTAAGTAAAGCAatgcaaagtgaaaatgtgAGGATGTAACAAGTaagtcatgttttgttgtgttgctgCTGTGCAAAGTGAGAATAATTGCATAGACAGCCTGTCTGGGGGTATTGGGTACTTAATTTGAACCAAACTTTTATCCACTCTTTAGACTGTATTAAATAAAGGTCAACTGTTTCGATATTTTGAGCTCTATCAAGGTATATAATAAACATAGTATTACATAAAAACCATTTTGGAAGCACTTTATAATCTCACTAATAAGGATTCTAATGTACATTACATAATGACATGAATACAAAACATGGAACGCTTACATGCTCACATTTAGTCTAGTCTATCTAGATCTAGATCTAGATGATCCTCTATACCTGAATTTGAATTTGTCCAATCAACTGAACAGCAAACTGAGCTGAAGCTGATCGCTGATGTCCCTTGAAACCacatttttataaaacaaacaaactccaaTGACACGAGTAAGCCCACGGTTATCTTTTGATGCGCTGTTTCAGCATGTTTACTTGTTTAAACACTGGAAGCAGAGAGCTCGTTCTCCATGACACCCACTCCGGACTGAAGGAAATGGTGGCAGCAAGGCCAGTCAGACGACACACCCACTTCCCCCTGCGGCCCTTTATGCGATTTTATACGAAGCATTCCTGAGTGTTAGTCAGGCCTGGTGTGTTTACACAGCGCTGGGTGCTTTACCCTGTACGAGCCGCGCTAAAGCTTCAGGGTCGGTGCAGCTAATAGGGTCTAACAGTAGGAACAGACAGTGTACAACAAGACGCCGAAAGCCCCCGACAGCCTTCATTCTTTGCAATATAGCTCAATCATAGTGGTTCTGACTTGGCTAAAGGCACAGGTACAACAGCATTTATATGACATccttcttttgttttgcatttggcATAACAGaactgtgtgcgcgcgcgcaaaTCACGGGAACATCCTGAATTATTGTTGTGCTCATGTTGGAGAGCTAGGATTTGGGAAAAAGGAGGGAGGAAATAAACAAGAGATTTCCTGCGGGCATTAACTGGCACTGGCTTcgatcagcaaaaaaaaactaagttcaATCATAAGCAGAGTTTTCCTCTCTGTACGACAAGCCAGGCCGCTCCGTGTCGACAGTGAGCTAACGCCCCAGCCTTCTTAGCTTTCTCCTCCGCTCCCTGTTCACTGCTCTGtcattttctcttctttttttatacGTTTAAAGGGcagtttattttccatttgCAGGGGGAAAATTAATCTTCCTCTGCCGGGCGGCGGTGGCAAGCCTCGAACCTGGAGGAGGTCTATTACCTCTCCTGCCAAGTAGGCTGCCCTCCAGGTTGAATTGCACTAATACCTTCTTTATAGCCAATCAACTGGGCCTGGCATATATTTTAGAAATAATTGAACATAGCATTTGTGAGAaactgtattcattcattctctaTTCTAGACCCAGGAAATCTAATTTGGGCTctgaggattaaaaaaaacgtgGCGCTAGAGCAGGGGTGGCAAAACCGATCATTTTGTCCTGTGATTTTTGTCGCATTAAATTAGCCTCCATCAAAAGTAAAAtggttaattaattaaaaaaaaaaaactacttcatCTACGATTGACCTGGGCGCTAGATCACAAAAGTTTGTCCACTCAACAATTCTTAGGCAAAG is a window encoding:
- the rerea gene encoding arginine-glutamic acid dipeptide repeats protein isoform X2, whose amino-acid sequence is MTADKEKEREKERDRDRDRDRDKRESGKSRRQDGERGESESSRPRRSCTLEGGAKNYAESEHSEDEDNDNGSTGGGSGTAEEAGKKGKKKMPKKKSRYERTENGEITSFITEDDVVYRPGDCVYIESRRPNTPYFICSIQEFKLSKRDHLLMNVKWYYRQSEVPDSVYQHLVQDRNNENDSGRELVITDPVVRSRELFISDYVDTYHAAALRGKCNISHFSDIFAAREFKARIDSFFYILGYNPETRRLNSTQGEIRVGPSHQAKLPELQPFPSSGGQAVTENEELVWMPGVNDCDLLMYLRAARSMAAFAGMCDGGSTEDGCLAASRDDTTLNALNTLHESSYDAGKALQRLVKKPIPKLIEKCWSEDEVKRFIKGLRQFGKNFFRIRKELLPNKETGELITFYYYWKKTPEAASCRAHRRHRRQPVFRRIKTRTASTPVNTPSRPPSSEFLDLSSASEDDFDSEDSEQELKGYACRHCFTTTSKDWHHGGRENILLCTDCRIHFKKYGELPPIEKPVDPPPFMFKPVKEEEDGLSGKHSMRTRRNRGSMSTLRSGRKKQTASPDGRASPINEDLRSSGRTSPSAASTDSTDSKTDTMKKPSKKIKEEAPSPMKSAKRQREKGTSDTEEPDRAGAKKSKTQELSRPDSPSECEGEGEGEGEGESSDGRSINEELSSDPKDIDQDNRSSSPSIPSPRDNESDSDSSAQQQQLLQSQHPPVIQCQPSTSSAAPSAPPPPPPTGSGPSLPPQVSPTAASASLTPQPLPQASPMALIQSGASLHPQRLPSPHSPLTQAPPPGPPVPPASLPSSHHGPSPPMPHPLQPGPPHMPHPLSMPVQGFPVSQSQVPPISGQSQARPHTPPSQSSSHSGGQPPREQPLPPAPMSMPHIKPPPTTPISQVPTPQSHKHPPHVSAPPFPQMPSNLPPPPALKPLSSLSTHHPPSAHPPPLQLMPQGQQLQPPPAQPPILTQSQSLPPSSSHQPPSAPPLPSSAGASHPNGPPQLPFSAHPFSAVLPPTGPSVSSSNSMPGLQPVSSSVPPSSISMPLPASVACGGLGTGLPPVHIKEEPLDETEEPESPPPPQRSPSPEPTVVNTPSHASQSARFYKHLDRGYNSCARTDFYFTPLASSKLAKKREEAVEKAKREAEQKIRDEKEREREREKEREREREREKEAERAAKASSSAHESRMGEPQMAGPAHMRPPFDGPPTTIAAVPPYIGPDTPALRTLSEYARPHVMSPTNRNHPFFVSLNPADPLLAYHMPSLYNADPAMRERELREREMREREIRERELRERMKPGFEVKPPEMDTLHPSTNPMEHFARHGAITLPHMAGPHPFASFHPGLNPLERERLALAGPQLRPDMSYPERLAAERLHAERMATMANDPIARLQMFNVTPHHHQHSHIHSHLHLHQQDPLHQGGGECLVCPPGSGAHPLAIDPLAAGPHLARFPYPPGAIPNPLLGQLPHEHEMLRHPVFGAPYPRDLPGGLPPPMSAAHQLQAMHAQSAELQRLAMEQQWLHGHHHMHGGPLPGQEDYYSRLKKESDKQL
- the rerea gene encoding arginine-glutamic acid dipeptide repeats protein isoform X3, with the translated sequence MTADKEKEREKERDRDRDRDRDKRESGKSRRQDGERGESESSRPRRSCTLEGGAKNYAESEHSEDEDNDNGSTGGGSGTAEEAGKKGKKKMPKKKSRYERTENGEITSFITEDDVVYRPGDCVYIESRRPNTPYFICSIQEFKLSKRDHLLMNVKWYYRQSEVPDSVYQHLVQDRNNENDSGRELVITDPVVRSRELFISDYVDTYHAAALRGKCNISHFSDIFAAREFKARIDSFFYILGYNPETRRLNSTQGEIRVGPSHQAKLPELQPFPSSGGQAVTENEELVWMPGVNDCDLLMYLRAARSMAAFAGMCDGGSTEDGCLAASRDDTTLNALNTKRFIKGLRQFGKNFFRIRKELLPNKETGELITFYYYWKKTPEAASCRAHRRHRRQPVFRRIKTRTASTPVNTPSRPPSSEFLDLSSASEDDFDSEDSEQELKGYACRHCFTTTSKDWHHGGRENILLCTDCRIHFKKYGELPPIEKPVDPPPFMFKPVKEEEDGLSGKHSMRTRRNRGSMSTLRSGRKKQTASPDGRASPINEDLRSSGRTSPSAASTDSTDSKTDTMKKPSKKIKEEAPSPMKSAKRQREKGTSDTEEPDRAGAKKSKTQELSRPDSPSECEGEGEGEGEGESSDGRSINEELSSDPKDIDQDNRSSSPSIPSPRDNESDSDSSAQQQQLLQSQHPPVIQCQPSTSSAAPSAPPPPPPTGSGPSLPPQVSPTAASASLTPQPLPQASPMALIQSGASLHPQRLPSPHSPLTQAPPPGPPVPPASLPSSHHGPSPPMPHPLQPGPPHMPHPLSMPVQGFPVSQSQVPPISGQSQARPHTPPSQSSSHSGGQPPREQPLPPAPMSMPHIKPPPTTPISQVPTPQSHKHPPHVSAPPFPQMPSNLPPPPALKPLSSLSTHHPPSAHPPPLQLMPQGQQLQPPPAQPPILTQSQSLPPSSSHQPPSAPPLPSSAGASHPNGPPQLPFSAHPFSAVLPPTGPSVSSSNSMPGLQPVSSSVPPSSISMPLPASVACGGLGTGLPPVHIKEEPLDETEEPESPPPPQRSPSPEPTVVNTPSHASQSARFYKHLDRGYNSCARTDFYFTPLASSKLAKKREEAVEKAKREAEQKIRDEKEREREREKEREREREREKEAERAAKASSSAHESRMGEPQMAGPAHMRPPFDGPPTTIAAVPPYIGPDTPALRTLSEYARPHVMSPTNRNHPFFVSLNPADPLLAYHMPSLYNADPAMRERELREREMREREIRERELRERMKPGFEVKPPEMDTLHPSTNPMEHFARHGAITLPHMAGPHPFASFHPGLNPLERERLALAGPQLRPDMSYPERLAAERLHAERMATMANDPIARLQMFNVTPHHHQHSHIHSHLHLHQQDPLHQGGGECLVCPPGSGAHPLAIDPLAAGPHLARFPYPPGAIPNPLLGQLPHEHEMLRHPVFGRHPASLVKCAAVHFRLNLSLLCAGAPYPRDLPGGLPPPMSAAHQLQAMHAQSAELQRLAMEQQWLHGHHHMHGGPLPGQEDYYSRLKKESDKQL